The following are from one region of the Oncorhynchus masou masou isolate Uvic2021 chromosome 24, UVic_Omas_1.1, whole genome shotgun sequence genome:
- the LOC135512317 gene encoding max-interacting protein 1-like: MVKYMRQQIELKSDEILLESGASMDQQDFSDMSGYSDILYSECSAMDQIDTFMKNVQVLLDAANYIENNEKNNGKCEHGYASACPATQNKHHQRQRKLKNKKIDNIHNRSAHNELEKNRRAHLRLCLERLKTLIPLGPDCSRHTTLGLLNKAKGHIKKLEELDRRSQHQLESLEREQRHLQRQLAHLQTPGGGDRDRVRMDSVGSPLALEHSDREEIEVDVESTEFSHGELDSISTSGCSDLDDHSSRQSLASDEGYSTCSLKQTFSS; the protein is encoded by the exons ATGGTCAAATATATGAGACAGCAGATCGAGTTGAAATCAGACGAGATCCTTTTGGAGTCGGGTGCGTCTATGGACCAACAGGATTTTAGCGATATGTCTGGATATTCCGACATTCTATATTCCGAATGTTCCGCAATGGACCAAATCGACACTTTTATGAAAAACGTTCAGGTGTTGCTGGATGCAGCAAATTACATTGAGAACAATGAAAAGAACAACGGAA AATGTGAACATGGATATGCCTCAGCATGCCCTGCAACTCAGAACAAGCATCATCAGAGACAACGGAAATTAAAGAATAAGAAAATTGACAATATTCACAACAG ATCAGCACACAATGAGCTGGAAAAAAATAG ACGAGCACATCTCCGCCTGTGTTTGGAGAGGTTGAAGACACTGATCCCACTGGGACCAGACTGCAGTCGGCACACTACCCTGGGGTTGCTCAACAAGGCCAAGGGGCACATTAAG AAACTAGAGGAGTTGGACCGGAGGAGTCAGCACCAGCTGGAGAGCCTGGAGCGTGAGCAGAGGCACCTGCAGAGGCAGCTGGCCCACCTGCAGACCCCTGGAggcggggacagggacagagtccgTATGGACAGCGTAGGTTCCCCTTTGGCCTTAGAACACTCGGACCGAG AAGAGATCGAGGTGGACGTGGAAAGCACTGAGTTCTCCCATGGAGAGCTGGACAGTATCAGCACCAGTGGCTGCAGTGACTTGGATGACCACAGCAGTCGGCAGAGCCTGGCCAGCGATGAGGGCTACTCCACCTGCAGTCTTAAACAGACCTTTTCCTCCTAA